One Candidatus Roseilinea sp. genomic region harbors:
- the ppiB gene encoding peptidyl-prolyl cis-trans isomerase: MAKQYKSPPPLVIDPAKKYKARLKTGKGDIVIELFADKVPRTVNNFVFLAREGYYDGTTFHRVIKDFMIQGGDPTGTGRGGPGYRFEDEFHPALRHDGPGVLSMANAGPNTNGSQFFITHVATPWLDGKHAVFGRVIEGMDVVNAIPERDPGRARQPGEALIRVEIIEE, from the coding sequence ATGGCAAAGCAATACAAATCCCCGCCGCCCCTGGTCATTGACCCGGCGAAGAAGTACAAGGCGCGGCTCAAGACCGGCAAGGGCGACATCGTGATCGAGCTGTTCGCCGACAAAGTTCCCCGCACGGTCAACAACTTCGTCTTCCTGGCGCGCGAGGGCTACTACGACGGCACCACCTTCCATCGCGTGATCAAGGATTTCATGATCCAGGGTGGCGATCCGACCGGCACCGGCCGCGGCGGCCCCGGCTATCGGTTCGAGGACGAGTTCCATCCCGCACTCAGACATGACGGGCCGGGCGTTTTGTCCATGGCCAACGCCGGCCCAAATACCAACGGCTCGCAGTTCTTCATCACCCACGTCGCCACACCGTGGCTGGATGGCAAACACGCCGTCTTCGGCAGGGTGATCGAAGGCATGGACGTAGTGAATGCCATCCCCGAACGCGACCCGGGCCGCGCCCGCCAGCCCGGCGAGGCCCTGATCCGCGTGGAGATCATCGAGGAGTAG
- a CDS encoding iron ABC transporter substrate-binding protein — MRKIKGFMLTTTIALALAACATTPQAGMAPEAVQQAKEGAAAATAMPQAQEATNMAALIAAAQAEGELNVIALPHDWCNYGEMIETFKRKYGLKVNEITPDAGSAEELEAVKANKDNKGPQAPDVLDIGPAFAVQAVQEDLVAPYKVSTWDSIPDNLKHPDGLWTGNYYGVMAMQVNVDAVPAVPQDFADLLKPEYKGMVSINDPRIGNSQAQAVFNAALAMGGSPDDSSKGLEFFAQLNAIGNFLPSWNQQTFGRGETPIVFDWDYNALAQRDANKDSIKIEVVIPKSAQLAGHYATAISKYAPHPNAAKLWMEHVFSDEGSLIWIKGYCHPTRYNDLVARKVIPADLAAKLPSDELYAKATFPTLEQLNKHKQLLAENWDKVTKIEFRKLQ, encoded by the coding sequence ATGAGAAAGATCAAGGGATTCATGCTGACTACGACGATTGCGCTCGCGCTGGCAGCTTGCGCTACTACGCCGCAGGCGGGGATGGCGCCTGAGGCTGTGCAGCAGGCAAAGGAAGGGGCTGCCGCTGCAACGGCAATGCCCCAAGCGCAGGAAGCGACGAACATGGCCGCGTTGATCGCAGCGGCGCAGGCCGAGGGCGAACTGAACGTCATCGCCCTCCCGCACGACTGGTGCAACTACGGCGAGATGATCGAAACCTTCAAGCGGAAGTATGGTTTGAAGGTCAACGAGATCACGCCCGACGCCGGCTCCGCCGAGGAGTTGGAAGCCGTGAAGGCCAACAAGGACAACAAAGGCCCACAAGCGCCCGACGTGCTCGACATCGGCCCGGCCTTCGCCGTCCAAGCGGTCCAAGAAGACCTCGTTGCGCCTTACAAGGTCTCGACTTGGGACAGCATCCCAGACAATCTGAAGCATCCTGACGGCCTGTGGACGGGCAACTACTACGGCGTGATGGCGATGCAGGTGAACGTGGACGCTGTGCCGGCCGTGCCGCAGGACTTCGCCGATCTGCTCAAGCCGGAATACAAAGGCATGGTCTCGATCAACGACCCGCGCATCGGCAACTCGCAGGCCCAGGCGGTGTTCAACGCCGCATTGGCCATGGGCGGCTCACCTGACGACTCGTCGAAAGGCCTGGAGTTCTTCGCGCAGCTCAACGCCATCGGCAACTTCCTGCCGTCGTGGAACCAGCAGACCTTCGGCCGCGGCGAGACGCCGATCGTCTTCGACTGGGACTACAACGCGCTGGCCCAGCGCGACGCCAACAAGGACAGCATCAAGATTGAGGTGGTCATCCCTAAGTCGGCTCAATTGGCCGGCCACTATGCCACCGCCATCAGCAAGTATGCGCCGCATCCTAACGCTGCCAAGCTGTGGATGGAGCACGTCTTCTCCGATGAAGGCTCGCTGATCTGGATCAAGGGCTATTGCCATCCGACGCGCTACAACGACCTGGTGGCGCGCAAGGTGATCCCCGCAGACCTGGCGGCCAAGCTGCCTTCGGACGAACTGTATGCGAAAGCCACCTTCCCCACGCTGGAGCAGTTGAACAAGCACAAGCAATTGCTGGCCGAAAACTGGGACAAGGTGACCAAGATCGAGTTCCGCAAGCTCCAGTGA
- a CDS encoding ABC transporter encodes MDATIAAPRTKPAGPPVSWAWLGTLPFFLFVFAFLLLPSLTIMAGAFRNPSGNFTLDNIAGLLQPLILESYRTSIELSVVTAVVGASLGALLAYAVTWGGLSGRIRSGVITFSSVAANFGGIPLAFAFITLLGRTGALPVFLRNVFGIDLYAAGFSIYTVQGLILAYLYFQFPLMLLIMVPAFDGLKREWLEAATNLGGTPFDFWRYVGLPILLPSFLGATVLLFGNAFGAYATAEALTGSKVDVVTRVISRQIRGDVLYNPGLSYALAFGMVVILAISIALYVGLQRVTARWLR; translated from the coding sequence ATGGATGCCACGATTGCCGCTCCCAGAACCAAGCCGGCCGGCCCGCCGGTGTCGTGGGCCTGGCTGGGGACGCTGCCGTTCTTTCTGTTCGTCTTCGCCTTCCTGCTTTTGCCGTCGCTGACCATCATGGCCGGCGCATTTCGCAACCCGAGTGGCAACTTCACGCTCGATAACATCGCCGGGCTCCTCCAGCCGCTCATCCTGGAGTCGTACCGCACCAGCATCGAGTTGAGCGTCGTCACGGCGGTGGTCGGCGCAAGCCTCGGCGCGTTGCTGGCCTACGCGGTTACCTGGGGCGGCCTCTCAGGCCGCATTCGTTCGGGCGTCATCACTTTCAGCAGCGTGGCGGCGAACTTCGGCGGTATCCCGCTGGCGTTTGCCTTCATTACTTTGCTCGGTCGCACCGGCGCGCTGCCGGTCTTCCTCCGCAATGTCTTCGGCATTGACCTATATGCTGCCGGCTTCAGCATCTACACCGTGCAGGGCTTGATCCTGGCTTATTTGTACTTTCAATTCCCGCTGATGCTGCTCATCATGGTGCCGGCATTCGACGGGCTGAAACGTGAGTGGCTCGAGGCCGCTACGAACCTGGGCGGCACGCCGTTCGACTTCTGGCGCTATGTTGGCCTTCCGATTTTGTTGCCGTCGTTCCTGGGTGCGACGGTGTTGTTGTTCGGCAACGCCTTCGGCGCCTATGCCACCGCCGAAGCGCTCACCGGCAGCAAGGTGGACGTGGTGACCCGCGTGATCAGCCGACAAATTCGCGGCGATGTGCTCTACAACCCCGGCTTAAGCTATGCGCTGGCCTTCGGCATGGTCGTGATCCTGGCGATATCCATCGCGTTGTATGTTGGGTTGCAGCGCGTCACAGCGCGCTGGTTGCGTTAA
- the murI gene encoding glutamate racemase: protein MIGVFDSGVGGLSVWREIVRLIPDASLTYLADQAHVPYGERSLDEVRALTLRAAGWLIARGCRVVVIACNTASAAALEALRAAFPATPFVGMEPAIKPAALHTRTGVVGVLATPTTLRSARYASLVSRWGRALRVIAQPCPGWVEAVERLSVSAAAEDALNRLVGDCVTPLLMQNADALVLGCTHFPFLRPWIEQAISAWQSAHPGAHAVTVFDPAPAVARRAQHVWRALAESAGGAMPAHEFWTTGSAAQFAQAAAALIGCRVQARSLAL, encoded by the coding sequence TTGATTGGCGTCTTCGATTCCGGCGTCGGTGGACTGTCGGTATGGCGCGAAATCGTCCGACTCATCCCCGACGCCTCGCTGACCTATCTCGCCGATCAAGCGCACGTCCCGTATGGCGAGCGGTCGCTCGACGAGGTGCGTGCGCTCACGCTGCGCGCCGCCGGTTGGTTGATCGCGCGCGGCTGCCGCGTCGTCGTCATCGCGTGCAACACCGCATCGGCTGCGGCGCTCGAGGCGTTGCGCGCCGCCTTCCCGGCGACGCCGTTCGTCGGCATGGAGCCGGCCATCAAGCCGGCGGCGCTGCACACGCGAACGGGCGTGGTCGGCGTGTTGGCGACGCCGACCACGCTGCGGAGCGCGCGCTACGCCAGCCTGGTTTCGCGCTGGGGGCGCGCCCTGCGCGTGATCGCACAGCCTTGTCCGGGTTGGGTGGAAGCCGTAGAACGGCTGTCGGTCTCCGCAGCCGCAGAGGATGCCCTCAATCGTCTGGTCGGCGACTGCGTCACCCCCCTGCTGATGCAGAACGCCGACGCGCTCGTGCTTGGATGCACACACTTCCCCTTTCTCCGGCCGTGGATCGAGCAGGCGATCAGCGCGTGGCAGTCAGCGCATCCGGGCGCGCACGCTGTGACAGTCTTTGACCCGGCTCCGGCCGTCGCCCGGCGCGCGCAGCACGTGTGGCGGGCGCTTGCCGAATCTGCCGGCGGCGCGATGCCCGCGCACGAGTTCTGGACGACCGGATCGGCGGCTCAATTCGCTCAGGCTGCAGCGGCGCTCATCGGCTGCCGTGTGCAGGCGCGTTCGCTTGCCCTCTAA
- the lon gene encoding Lon protease — protein MQRNPLDRLLLDPLLEEMAGGNEPTDAPAQEQQSDTGRSESLGVLPILPLRGVLVYPLSALPLRVSQPRSIRLIDDVTLRKMPIGLVASKHPEKDEPGPEDIFTVGTIATIARHFKAPDGVVNMIVQGAERFRIVEIVSEDPYIVAKVEPLPETWENSLEIEALRRNISEGFNKMAELRPDMPDELAQMIQSIEDPRQLTYAVATYTRIDLDDAQRLLEMDGLPNKMLFLLQLLNKELEVLQLGKKIQTEAQSEMEKVQREYFLREQIKAIQRELGEADEQQIEINAFREKIAASGMNEEARKEAERELDRMSKMPTQSAEYSVIRTYLDWMVSLPWQKTTQDNLDIAHARQVLDEDHYGLHDIKERILEFLAVRKRRQELQAASAQWQADEQPTNEAQPAHQQPEADWIRREREGVILCFVGPPGVGKTSLGASIARAMGRKFIRMSVGGIRDEAEIRGFRRTYIGSMPGRIIQSIRRAESRNPVFMLDEVDKMGSDFRGDPSSALLEVLDPEQNREFRDHYLDVPFDLSQTMFICTANTLETIPGPLRDRMEILQLSGYTESEKLHIAQGYLVPRQLKENGLRPGEVTFSDEAILKLMREYTREAGVRNLEREIGNICRKLVARAQEGKVTLPFHVTPESLPDLRGKAKFYNEVAERTEIPGVATGMSWTPVGGEIIFIEATRMPGSKGFQLTGQLGDVMKESAQAALSYVRSHAGDLKIDPKIFDKSDIHIHVPAGAQPKDGPSAGVTIATALASLFTGRKVRHDVAMTGEITLRGSVLPVGGIKEKVLAAHRAGLKTIILPKRNEPDLEDLPPEVRDALQFVLVDRVEQALAAALMPAKRGRAPSNGKARSKRSKK, from the coding sequence ATGCAAAGGAACCCATTGGATCGACTCTTGTTGGACCCGCTGCTGGAAGAGATGGCCGGCGGAAACGAGCCGACCGATGCGCCGGCGCAGGAACAGCAATCCGACACAGGCCGGTCGGAGTCGCTGGGGGTGCTGCCCATCCTACCGCTGCGCGGCGTGCTGGTCTATCCGCTGTCGGCATTGCCGCTGCGCGTGTCGCAGCCACGTTCGATTCGCCTGATTGACGATGTGACCCTGCGCAAAATGCCGATTGGGCTGGTGGCCAGCAAGCACCCGGAGAAAGACGAGCCGGGGCCGGAGGACATCTTTACCGTCGGCACGATCGCCACGATCGCGCGTCACTTCAAGGCGCCGGACGGCGTGGTCAACATGATTGTGCAGGGCGCGGAGCGCTTCCGCATCGTCGAGATCGTCAGCGAAGACCCCTACATCGTCGCCAAGGTCGAGCCGCTGCCGGAGACGTGGGAGAACTCGCTCGAGATCGAGGCGCTGCGGCGCAACATCAGCGAGGGCTTCAACAAGATGGCCGAATTGCGCCCGGACATGCCCGACGAATTAGCGCAGATGATCCAGAGCATCGAGGACCCGCGCCAGCTCACCTATGCCGTCGCGACGTATACGCGCATAGACCTGGACGATGCGCAGCGGCTGCTCGAGATGGACGGCCTGCCCAATAAGATGCTCTTCTTGCTCCAGCTCCTGAACAAGGAGTTGGAGGTGCTCCAGCTCGGCAAGAAGATCCAAACCGAAGCGCAGAGCGAGATGGAGAAGGTGCAGCGCGAGTACTTCTTGCGCGAGCAGATCAAGGCCATCCAGCGCGAGCTGGGCGAGGCCGATGAGCAGCAGATCGAGATCAACGCCTTCCGCGAAAAGATCGCCGCCAGCGGCATGAACGAGGAAGCGCGCAAAGAAGCCGAGCGCGAACTCGACCGTATGTCGAAGATGCCGACGCAGTCTGCCGAATACAGCGTCATTCGCACCTACCTGGACTGGATGGTGTCGCTGCCCTGGCAGAAGACCACGCAGGACAACCTGGACATCGCCCATGCGCGCCAAGTGCTGGACGAGGACCACTACGGCCTACACGACATCAAAGAGCGCATCCTGGAATTCCTGGCCGTGCGCAAGCGCCGCCAGGAGTTGCAAGCGGCGAGTGCCCAATGGCAGGCGGATGAGCAGCCGACAAACGAGGCGCAGCCTGCCCACCAGCAACCCGAGGCCGACTGGATCCGCCGCGAGCGCGAGGGCGTCATCTTGTGCTTCGTCGGTCCGCCGGGCGTGGGCAAGACGTCGCTGGGCGCCAGCATCGCGCGGGCAATGGGCCGCAAGTTCATCCGCATGAGCGTGGGCGGCATTCGCGACGAGGCCGAGATTCGCGGCTTCCGCCGCACCTACATCGGCAGCATGCCGGGCCGGATCATCCAGAGCATCCGCCGGGCCGAGAGTCGCAATCCCGTCTTCATGCTCGACGAGGTGGACAAGATGGGCAGCGACTTTCGCGGCGATCCATCCAGCGCACTGCTCGAGGTGCTCGACCCGGAGCAGAACCGCGAGTTCCGCGATCACTACCTGGACGTGCCGTTCGACCTTTCGCAGACCATGTTCATCTGCACGGCGAACACGCTGGAGACCATCCCCGGCCCGTTGCGCGATCGCATGGAGATCCTGCAACTGAGCGGCTACACCGAGAGCGAGAAGCTGCACATCGCCCAAGGCTATCTGGTGCCGCGCCAACTCAAGGAGAACGGCCTGCGCCCCGGCGAGGTGACCTTCAGCGACGAAGCGATCCTGAAGCTGATGCGCGAATACACGCGCGAAGCCGGCGTGCGCAACCTGGAGCGTGAGATCGGCAACATTTGCCGCAAGTTGGTGGCGCGCGCGCAAGAGGGCAAGGTGACGTTGCCCTTCCACGTCACGCCCGAGAGCCTGCCTGACCTGCGCGGCAAGGCCAAGTTCTACAACGAGGTCGCCGAACGCACCGAGATCCCCGGCGTAGCTACCGGCATGAGCTGGACGCCGGTGGGCGGTGAGATCATCTTCATCGAGGCCACGCGCATGCCCGGGTCGAAGGGCTTTCAACTCACCGGCCAGCTCGGCGATGTGATGAAGGAGAGCGCCCAGGCGGCGCTCTCGTACGTGCGCAGCCACGCCGGCGATCTGAAGATTGACCCGAAAATCTTCGACAAGAGCGACATTCATATCCACGTGCCGGCCGGCGCGCAGCCGAAGGACGGCCCCTCGGCGGGCGTGACCATCGCCACAGCATTGGCGTCGTTGTTCACCGGCCGCAAGGTGCGCCACGACGTGGCTATGACGGGCGAGATCACGCTGCGCGGCTCGGTGCTGCCGGTGGGCGGCATCAAAGAGAAGGTGCTCGCCGCGCATCGCGCCGGGCTGAAGACGATCATCCTGCCCAAGCGCAACGAGCCGGACCTAGAGGATTTGCCGCCGGAGGTGCGCGACGCGTTGCAGTTTGTCTTGGTGGACCGGGTGGAGCAGGCTTTGGCCGCAGCGCTGATGCCGGCGAAGCGCGGGCGCGCGCCGAGCAACGGCAAGGCGCGCTCCAAGAGGTCAAAAAAGTAA